Proteins co-encoded in one Alcanivorax sp. genomic window:
- a CDS encoding Na+/H+ antiporter NhaC family protein produces the protein MTLTLLNPVVWSVLLLMGLSLARMNVVLALLCAALVAGLGSGLDLEHTLAAFSDGLGGGANIALSYALLGAFAVAIARSGITEWLAGRIIVRLGGTPAPSQLRRIRTLVLSVLLVAAIMSQNLVPIHIAFIPILVPPLLEVMHQLRLDRRLAACVLTFGLITPYMVLPVGFGSIFLHTQLGPSMAKAGLTLEKADLPVAMILPAAGMVVGLLLAFIRYRKPRDYQPVQLPGEEQHAPLSPRNVVVAAVALTAALVLQLTTDSIILGALVGFLVFTAGGVVPWKESQDAFTQGVKMMSLIGFIMIAANGYASVVQAGGQVPALVEAVTSGLQSPPIAAALLLVLGLFVTLGIGSSFSTIPIITTLYVPLCIALGFSPLATAALVGSAAALGDAGSPASDSTLGPTAGLNADGQHDHIRDTVIPTFIHYNLPLMMAGWLAAMVL, from the coding sequence ATGACCCTCACCCTGCTCAATCCCGTTGTCTGGTCTGTGCTGTTGCTCATGGGGCTCAGTCTTGCCCGCATGAATGTGGTGCTGGCGCTGTTATGCGCGGCACTGGTGGCTGGTCTTGGCAGCGGGCTGGACCTGGAACACACCCTTGCCGCCTTCAGTGATGGCCTGGGCGGAGGCGCCAACATTGCCCTGAGTTACGCCCTGCTGGGCGCGTTTGCGGTGGCCATCGCCCGCTCCGGGATTACCGAATGGCTGGCCGGGCGTATTATCGTGCGCCTGGGCGGAACGCCCGCCCCCAGCCAGTTGCGCCGTATACGCACTCTGGTACTCAGCGTACTCCTGGTGGCCGCGATCATGAGCCAGAACCTGGTGCCGATTCATATCGCCTTTATTCCGATCCTGGTGCCGCCCCTGCTGGAGGTGATGCACCAGCTGAGACTGGATCGCCGACTGGCCGCCTGTGTACTGACGTTTGGGTTGATCACGCCCTACATGGTTCTACCGGTAGGCTTTGGCAGCATCTTCCTGCACACCCAGCTAGGCCCGAGCATGGCCAAAGCAGGACTGACTCTGGAGAAGGCGGATTTGCCGGTCGCCATGATCCTGCCCGCCGCCGGCATGGTAGTCGGCCTGCTGTTGGCCTTTATTCGCTATCGCAAACCGCGGGACTATCAGCCTGTGCAGCTGCCCGGCGAAGAGCAGCATGCGCCCCTGTCCCCCCGTAATGTAGTGGTGGCGGCCGTGGCACTGACGGCAGCCCTGGTACTGCAGCTAACCACCGACTCCATCATCCTCGGCGCCCTGGTGGGCTTTCTGGTGTTCACTGCTGGCGGCGTGGTGCCGTGGAAGGAATCCCAGGACGCCTTTACACAGGGCGTAAAGATGATGTCGCTGATCGGTTTTATCATGATCGCGGCCAATGGCTATGCCTCGGTGGTGCAGGCTGGCGGTCAGGTGCCGGCACTGGTGGAAGCCGTCACCAGTGGCCTGCAGAGCCCGCCGATTGCGGCAGCGCTGCTGCTGGTGCTGGGCCTGTTTGTGACGCTCGGCATCGGATCTTCATTTTCCACCATCCCGATCATCACCACCCTGTATGTGCCGCTGTGCATTGCGTTGGGCTTTTCTCCACTGGCCACCGCCGCGCTGGTGGGCAGTGCTGCCGCCCTGGGTGACGCCGGATCCCCGGCATCGGATTCCACCCTGGGGCCCACCGCTGGCCTGAATGCCGACGGCCAGCACGATCATATTCGCGATACGGTGATTCCC